The genomic DNA ctttttgtaattactGCTTTCTGTCTCCTCACGGACATTCAGCAACGTGTTGTTTATTATTGCAACTCTTTGTGGCCCAAGTCCAGCGACATAGCCACTTCAAGTTGTACATACTGGGTCCTAATCTTATCTGCTGTGTTATTGACACAAACTCAGATGTTTTTCTCCTTTTGATTCTCGACTTCATCAGCTCTGCAGCTCGTTGGAACGCTTAAATTGTTTCTTCTTAATGTTGGAATTAATAAATCGTGGTGCAACCTTCGATTGGTATACCATGGGGAGTCAGTGATAGTTCTTAAAGGTTCGAATTAAATCTTTACAATATATCTAGATTGGAATAAGATGCAGTGCCCCAAAACTGAATGGGaatgaattttcttaaaataattgtaaattcagcaATATCGGTAGTTCTATGAATAAGCGAGCTCTATCTGAAGAATTTTATCATTTCGATTAACTGGTATTTTGTAATTATCCTCTCGTGGTTATAGTTACTTAGTACaggttttgaatttattaaacgGTAACTTACCTTAAACTTGAACTTAAACCCGTAAACGAGTTGATTATTCGGTGGAGATGGGCATGAAcggaaaaattatatttttaactgggTCAATATGAGACGCTTTCACAAAGTTTGATTCGTCGAAGCCAGCCTCTCGCTTAACTTGATTCATTTGTGTGACGAAATGGAATGAGTAGATTATTATTTGCCAAAATTTCCACAGTTGACAGCAATAATCGCCCGGATTTGTGGTTTTAAACATTTAGATATCAAAAGTTGCTTAACAAGATGATTGATGTAAGTTAACAAGCGGCTGATTGATTTCTTCATGGCATGTGTAAATGTGAGGCCCAATCTCAAACTTGTAGACGTTTAACTGTATCGTTCGTGAccgagcggcggcggcgggccggCAGCCCGGGCCGGGTGGGCGGCGGGGCGCATGCGCGGGCCGGCGCCGCGCGGCCCCGTGCGCCGCGGCCGGCGCGCCGCACTCCGCGCCGGAGCGCCGCCGACGCTCGCCGGCCGCTCGCTGGCCCTGCTGGCCCCCGCTGGCCCCGCTGGCCCCCGCTGTCCCATGCTGGCGCGCGCGACCAGAGCGCGCCACTACTTCGCGAGAGCTCCGCGCCGCTATACGCTCTCCACAAGCCTCCAGCTCTCTTTTAAAGGTCATCTtaccaatttttattcaatggtATTATCCAGTACTTTAAACTACGCACAAGAGAGATGAATCTAATAGTTACAGTCAAATATTGTCAAAAGTTGTTCGGTTTGGCTAAATGATAACTCTAAACGTGTGATTGGAAATAATGTGCATCAAAAACTAGGCCGGATTTGTGAGCAGACCGGTTCCTCTGTAAGTTCATATTATGTAGCTTCCGTCGTCGTGCATAGCTTTCTTCTTCTGGCCTGGCTTTGCGGAAACGGTACCAGCACCTTGCTCCAATGTCCTTATTCTTCAAACTGACATAAGCTAAGTTGCACGTGAGCTTACAATCTTGTTTACTTGCTCATATGAGCACAGCGGGAGGCGCCTCGTATGTAGCGGCTCTGCGATCTCGGCTTTGTTGGACCGCTGAGGCTCTGCTCACACCGGCTACTAATTATAAAcgatacctatttatttattttcatctcgtccaagaatatttattattgttttaagccGGGATGAATGTGTTTTACAAGAACATTTATGGAGCCTTTTGATATTTGGCCATTCATTGAATTTATTAGCTGTATTGCATGTCTACGCAAATTTAGTTAATagcattttaaattaaccgATTATAAACAAGGTTTATTGCATGTCGTAGCCCCGCGTAGCAAGTTACATTTGAGCTTCGTCTACGACCAGTGCGTAGCATAGTTTTTATCGCAATAAGAGCATGTACGTGCTGGCGTGAGCCGGTCGCTCGCGGGAGACTGTCTGAGTGTGCTACTGCTACACCTACACAGCGTGGAATGTGGATAAACTGTCCCTCATGTTTATATACTTCAtatcacaatataaatataattggatAGGTTAACTGTACTCAAGTACAAAGATTTAATCCATTTATTTTCCACAAAGGAGAGCTTTCGTAGAGAGTGTTGTTTGTGTTTATGCACCGAGCCAGGGTCAGCTTGAACACGTTTACTAGAGCTGTACCTGTTTTATGTATAAGGAAAGTTCATTGTAGAAAAATTCTAAGTTCTaagaaaaaatctttgtaaaCCAACTAAAAGAAGGCCAAGGACATATAAGCTTTTATTGTTGCAGTCGGTTCCACTATTCTATTCAACGTGAAAGTACAGAAGTTTAGTTTCTGTATTCGGCCATAatctttaatttgataattcGATTGTTTAGTTCGATATTGATGTTTGATGTGCCTATTGTTAGTTGCACCATCGTCGCACAATCTCTTCTTCTAATTTTCTCAAAACGAGTtaccaattaaataaacaaatagttttacttATAAGTAGAATGAGTTTCTCAGTTGGTATACATATATGGTAGGTAGATGGTAGATGGTAGGTAGGAGACCTTACAAACCTCTGGGTAGTAAAGTAGCTGCTCTAATGTGGCCTTATAATATCGATCGCGGTTATAAATGTAACAGGTACGGCAGCGGCGGTGAGGCGTCGTTTGATCCCGTGCAGCGGAGCGAGCGAGTCAGTGGAGCGAGGCGGGTCGCGGCGCGGCGCATGGCGGGCGTCGCGTGAGGGGCGCCATGCGCGCGCTCCTGCCGCTGCTGGCCGCGCTCGCCGTCGccgccggccgcgccgcgcccgcgccgccgccgctgctgctCGTGCTGCGGGCCGCCTGCGACAACTCGCTGCACACGGTGTTCGACGAGGCGCGACTGCTCACCTATGCCCCGGTGCGAGCTCTCTATAACCGCCGATCGGTGCGACTTCTGACCTACGAAGGTGAGAAGGTGCGAACATTTATCGCTAATTTAAGCAGCAGTCTGTCGGTACTGAGCATTAATATCGTACGACGTATTCAGAGACGTGCGGAGCCGACTGGAGGGTGTCGGTGACGATGGGCGCCCTCGGCGTGCTGAGCGAGGGCGGGTCGGTGGTGAGCGTGGGCAGGCCGGGCGCGGCGGTGTGCGGCGCGCtggtggcggcggcgcgcgcgctgcgcaggcggcggccggcggcgtgcgcggcggGCGAGGCTCGCGCGGCGGCTGTGGCCCGCCTGGCCGCGCGCCTGGGCTGGCGCCGCGCCCTACTGCCTCCCTCGCCGCCGCGCTCCGAGTGCGCCGCCGCGCTGCAGCTGCTCGCCCTCGCGCTCTCCGCCGCCCACTTGGAAGTGCGCCACGAGCCGATTTCATCTGAAGAATTGACTAGCAAACCTGACGGTCAGTCACCAGATTGAGATCTCGAACCATGGCGGTCTCACTGTGTCGTTTAGATTGTAGCTTTAAAAGATTCAGCTCGATTTCGTTTCAGTTGTGATCCTGTGTGCCTCTCGGCGTTCTGACGCGGCGGGAGCAGCGGTCGCGGCCGACGACGCCGGGAGTGCGGGGCCGCTGGCGTTGCTTCTGCATGTGGAAGAGTGCGATCCCGTGCCTCTTTCTACGTTTAACAATGAAACACATAACGCTTTGCGATTAAGCAATATCAGTTTAGTTGTAGGTGAATCCTATgtgagatataaaaaaaattcgtCCTCTGAAAATTTTGCTGCAGACAAACGTTTATCTGCGAATACTCAATGGAATAACGATGACGCcgttcttattaaaaataatgtcgaAAATATGGAATCCGTTAAACAAGAACCTAAACATGATCTAAATAGAGGACTGCAAACAAAATCATCAAACCAGCGCAGCGCCAGTATAGCCGACGGCGACGACGACGCTACGAGCCAGTCAGCTCGCCGCCGGGAAGTTCTGCGCTCCGGCGCACGGACTGATCGCATTGACTCATTGTTACCACAAACAGAAACCACATTTTTTCAACGGTTACTACTTCTCACAGATGAGCTCCTTGGAAAACCGCAGGACACGGACGATCTGGGAATATATGACAAAATACTGAAAACCGTTGAAACAGAATTTGAGGTGGAAAACTCAACATTAGACATCAATAAAATAGATTTCCACCTGTATGAAAGATCTAACGGTTCATCCGGCTTGTGGAAGCCCGCAGCCGTGCTCAGCACCACATCCACCAGGTCACTGGAGTTATCCGACGAGTGGGTGACGACCGTGGAGCTGGTGAACGTGACGGTCCCGCTGGACAGGTGGAGCGCGGCGGGCtcggcgcgcgcggcgcccgGCGCCCCGCCCAGCAGCGCCGCCGCGCTGTCCGCCGtggcggcgtgcggcgcgcTGGCGCTGGCCACCAGCACGGCGCTCCTGCTGCGCTGGGTGGCTACGAGGCGCCGCCGACGCCGACGACGTCGCGACGCCGTGCTTGCTCCAGCTGATTTCACTTTCCCGGTGGATGAGCGACGGCGCGTCGGAGAGGGCATGGAGACAATGCTATCTTGCTGGCTGCAGCAACTGCACGAGTTCGGCGGGCCCGAGCTGGAGCGACCCGACCTACTGAAGCAGCCTCCCTGCGTGGCTCCCCGCGCGCCCTCCGCGCCCTCTTCCACGTGTAGCGTCAACCGAGTAACGGTTGACCGGCGCATCCGTTACAAGGTACCAGCTCGCAAAATCTAACTTTTTGTTTCGACTTATTCCATGTTTGCCTAAGTAATGGCTTTTATTGCAGGGCGACGTCGTGCATATGAAATATCTGCCGGCAACAGCAGGTCTCGAGCTCAAGCGCAAAGCAACCGATGTTTTGCTTGTTATGCAAAATTTGCGACATGAAAATTTAAATCCCTTTATTGGTGAATATATAATATCAAGCATGATTTGTCTCAAAGATTAATGATGACTTTGTACGTGTTTAGTAAAGgcatagttttttattttgtgcagGGTGTCTGTGCGACCTGCGGCCGGCCTTGGTGTTTGATAACTGCTGGCGAGGCTCGCTAGAGGACGTGTTGATGGCGGACGACATCAAGCTGGACTGGACGTTCCGCTTGTCGCTGCTGACAGACCTGGTGAAGGGCATGCGCTACCTGCACGCGTCGCCGCTGCGCGTGCACGGGCGCCTGTCGTCCCGCAACTGCGTGGTGGACTCGCGCTGGGTGCTGCGCGTCACGGACTACGGACTGCCGGCGCTCTTTCATGCACAGGGGCTGCCCCATCCACACCGCGCCGCTAGAGGTGTTTTTCACTTAATTTTTACGTAAAGTACAACAGTCTTTTAACATAAAAGTGTCTTCCTTTGTTCGGCAAActttcagtttaatttaattcccacgtttttataaactaacttacttatttgtttgtcttttcggttggatttttgtaattcaattctGAGGCTCTTCTCAATAAGCTAGCAgattgaaattttcagggtagcttcacaTCCGATCacaatgctatttacaatttacaaaaacagaCTGGacctattgatattttttttatggagtgacatttaaattgtgggttagatttttaaatctattcattttattttacgagtttTTCTTATACCTGCTCAGTTTTATAATTGGTTTGAAAAGATACGAGTACATCTCTATTCATATTACTTAACAGTCTTACATATTATCCTTAAAGTTGAATACTTACTATCTTCAAACTTAACAGTCTTTACATATTatctttaaagttattatattaaattctcttCGGTTACATGTCAAAAGATCTATCTATTCGGCGACTAGGTTTAATGTGTGCAGAGTTCTTATTAGTGGTGTGGTTTTC from Trichoplusia ni isolate ovarian cell line Hi5 chromosome 4, tn1, whole genome shotgun sequence includes the following:
- the LOC113493093 gene encoding uncharacterized protein LOC113493093 produces the protein MGALGVLSEGGSVVSVGRPGAAVCGALVAAARALRRRRPAACAAGEARAAAVARLAARLGWRRALLPPSPPRSECAAALQLLALALSAAHLEVRHEPISSEELTSKPDVVILCASRRSDAAGAAVAADDAGSAGPLALLLHVEECDPVPLSTFNNETHNALRLSNISLVVGESYVRYKKNSSSENFAADKRLSANTQWNNDDAVLIKNNVENMESVKQEPKHDLNRGLQTKSSNQRSASIADGDDDATSQSARRREVLRSGARTDRIDSLLPQTETTFFQRLLLLTDELLGKPQDTDDLGIYDKILKTVETEFEVENSTLDINKIDFHLYERSNGSSGLWKPAAVLSTTSTRSLELSDEWVTTVELVNVTVPLDRWSAAGSARAAPGAPPSSAAALSAVAACGALALATSTALLLRWVATRRRRRRRRRDAVLAPADFTFPVDERRRVGEGMETMLSCWLQQLHEFGGPELERPDLLKQPPCVAPRAPSAPSSTCSVNRVTVDRRIRYKGDVVHMKYLPATAGLELKRKATDVLLVMQNLRHENLNPFIGCLCDLRPALVFDNCWRGSLEDVLMADDIKLDWTFRLSLLTDLVKGMRYLHASPLRVHGRLSSRNCVVDSRWVLRVTDYGLPALFHAQGLPHPHRAARGFPRQSSTRRIKGHRKISGRIRLKTRPQDKEDAAKAPAKIPGPLRQQSRELWAFENSQYGRPAVKRCL